A single region of the Lepus europaeus isolate LE1 chromosome 1, mLepTim1.pri, whole genome shotgun sequence genome encodes:
- the SPEG gene encoding striated muscle preferentially expressed protein kinase isoform X8, with protein sequence MQICGLLSAGHSPGISPNPFPQGIWALLCPACPPCPTHKRSDNSLSMSLSCCSYGSEVFRSCRKQSYDSETAEDDISDVQGTQRLELRDDGAFSTPTGGSDTLVGTSLDTPPTSVTGTSEEQVSWWGSGQTVLEQEAGSGGGTRRLPGSPRQAQATGAGPRHLGVEPLVRASRANLVGASWGSEDSLSVASDLYGSAFSLYRGRALSIHVSVPQSGLHREEVDLQPQPQPASEVPRPRPAPPPPSKSALLPPPSPRVGKRSPPGAGAQPPAAPTPPHRRTKEPAPPEDATAEEKRGKKSKSSGPSLAGTAESRPQTPLSEASGRLSALGRSPRLVRAGSRILDKLQFFEERRRSLERSDSPPAPLRPWVPLRKARSLDQPKSEGDAPWGTPGASQEELRSPRGSVAERRRLFQQKAASLDERTRQRSPASDLELRFAQELGRIRRSTSREELVRSHESLRATLQRAPSPREPGEPPLFSRPSTPKTPRAVSPATAQTPPPSVAARPGDEAGRPRSRGPGGRTEPGEGPQQEVRRRDQFPLTRSRAIQECRSPVPPPAVDPPEVRTKTPSGRKREPPAQAVRFLPWATPGLEEAAVPQTLEKNRAGPEAEKRLRRGPEEDGPWGPWDRRGARSQGKGRRARPTSPDLESSDDSYVSAGEEPLEAPLFEIPLQNVVVAPGADVLLKCIVTANPPPQVSWHKDGSALHSEGRLLIRAEGERHTLLLREARVADAGSYTATATNELGQASCAAALAVRPGGSSSPFSSPITSDEEYLSPPEEFPEPGETWPRTPTMKLSPSQNRRASDSGCKAPPTFKVSLMDQSVREGQDVVMSIRVQGEPKPVVSWLRNRQPVRPDQRRFAEEAEGGLCRLRILAAERGDAGFYTCKAVNEYGARQCEARLEVRVE encoded by the exons ATGCAGATATGTGGGCTCCTCAGTGCTGGGCACAGCCCAGGTATCTCTCCCAACCCGTTCCCACAGGGCATCTGGGCACTCCTCTGTCCTGCCTGCCCTCCATGCCCTACCCACAAACGCTCTGATAACAGTCTGTCCATGTCTCTCTCCTGCTGCTCCTATGGAAGCGAAGTTTTCCGCTCCTGCAGAAAGCAAAGTTACG ACTCGGAGACGGCTGAGGATGACATCAGCGATGTGCAGGGGACCCAGCGCCTGGAGCTGCGGGATGACGGGGCCTTCAGCACCCCCACGG GGGGCTCTGACACCCTGGTGGGCACCTCCCTGGACACACCCCCGACCTCCGTGACAGGCACCTCGGAGGAGCAAGTGAGCTGGTGGGGCAGCGGGCAGACGGTCCTGGAGCAGGAAGCGGGCAGTGGGGGTGGCACCCGCCGCCTCCCAGGCAGCCCAAGGCAAGCACAGGCTACCGGGGCCGGGCCACGGCACCTGGGGGTGGAGCCGCTGGTGCGGGCGTCTCGAGCTAATCTGGTGGGCGCAAGCTGGGGGTCAGAGGATAGCCTTTCCGTGGCCAGTGACCTGTACGGCAGCGCGTTCAGTCTGTACAGAGGACGAGCGCTCTCGATCCACGT CAGCGTTCCTCAGAGTGGACTGCACAGGGAAGAAGTTGACCTTCAGCCACAGCCTCAGCCGGCCAGCGAAGTCCCGCGTCCTCGGCCGGCCCCTCCGCCCCCGTCCAAATCCGCGCTGCTCCCCCCACCGTCCCCTCGGGTGGGGAAGCGGTCTCCGCCGGGAGCCGGTGCCCAGCCCCCGGCCGCCCCCACACCGCCCCACCGGCGCACTAAGGAGCCTGCGCCGCCCGAGGACGCCACCGCCGAAGAGAAGCGAGGGAAAAAATCCAAGTCGTCCGGGCCCTCACTGGCGGGCACGGCGGAGTCCCGGCCCCAGACGCCCCTGAGCGAGGCCTCGGGCCGCCTGTCGGCGCTGGGCCGCTCGCCCAGGCTGGTGCGCGCGGGCTCCCGCATCCTGGACAAGCTGCAGTTCTTCGAGGAGCGCCGGCGCAGCCTGGAGCGCAGCGACTCGCCGCCGGCACCCCTGCGACCCTGGGTACCTCTGCGAAAGGCTCGCTCGCTGGATCAGCCCAAGTCCGAGGGCGACGCACCTTGGGGCACGCCCGGCGCCTCGCAGGAGGAGCTGCGGTCACCCCGGGGCAGCGTGGCCGAGCGGCGCCGTCTGTTCCAGCAAAAGGCGGCCTCGTTGGACGAGCGCACGCGGCAGCGCAGTCCGGCCTCCGACCTCGAGCTGCGCTTTGCCCAGGAGCTGGGCCGCATCCGCCGCTCCACGTCGCGGGAGGAGCTGGTGCGCTCGCACGAGTCCCTGCGCGCCACCCTGCAGCGCGCGCCATCCCCTCGAGAGCCCGGCGAGCCCCCACTCTTCTCCCGGCCGTCCACCCCCAAGACCCCGCGGGCCGTGAGCCCTGCCACCGCTCAGACGCCCCCTCCGAGCGTCGCGGCGAGGCCCGGGGATGAGGCTGGGAGGCCCCGGAGCCGAGGGCCAGGGGGCAGGACGGAGCCCGGGGAAGGCCCGCAGCAGGAGGTTAGGCGGCGGGACCAGTTCCCGCTGACCCGGAGCAGAGCCATCCAGGAGTGCAGGAGCCCCGTGCCGCCCCCTGCCGTCGATCCCCCCGAGGTCAGGACGAAAACCCCCTCGGGTCGGAAGCGGGAGCCCCCAGCACAGGCTGTGCGCTTCCTGCCCTGGGCCACGCCGGGGCTGGAGGAGGCTGCGGTGCCCCAGACCTTGGAGAAGAACCGGGCGGGGCCTGAGGCTGAGAAGAGGCTGCGCCGAGGACCTGAGGAGGACggtccctgggggccctgggacCGCAGAGGGGCGCGAAGCCAGGGCAAAGGTCGCCGGGCCCGACCCACGTCCCCTGACCTCG AGTCTTCGGACGATTCCTACGTGTCTGCTGGAGAGGAGCCGCTGGAGGCCCCGCTGTTTGAGATCCCCCTGCAGAATGTGGTGGTGGCGCCAGGGGCCGACGTGCTGCTCAAGTGCATTGTCACCGCCAACCCCCCGCCCCAAG TGTCCTGGCACAAGGATGGGTCAGCTCTGCACAGTGAGGGCCGCCTTCTCATCCGTGCCGAGGGCGAGCGACATACGCTGCTGCTCAGGGAAGCCCGAGTGGCTGACGCCGGGAGCTACACAGCCACTGCCACCaacgagctgggccaggccagctgtGCCGCCGCACTGGCCGTGAGACCTG gTGGGTCCTCATCCCCTTTCAGCAGCCCCATCACCTCCGATGAGGAGTACCTGAGCCCCCCGGAGGAGTTCCCAGAGCCTGGAGAGACCTGGCCCCGCACCCCCACCATGAAGCTCAGTCCCAGCCAGAACCGCCGTGCTTCCGACAGCGGCTGCAAGGCACCCCCCACCTTCAAG GTCTCACTCATGGACCAGTCAGTGCGAGAAGGCCAGGATGTCGTCATGAGCATCCGCGTGCAGGGGGAGCCCAAGCCGGTGGTGTCCTG GCTGAGAAACCGGCAGCCCGTGCGCCCCGACCAGCGGCGCTTCGCGGAGGAGGCCGAGGGCGGGCTGTGCCGGCTGCGGATCCTGGCTGCCGAGCGGGGCGATGCTGGCTTCTACACCTGCAAAGCCGTCAATGAGTACGGTGCCCGGCAGTGCGAAGCCCGCCTGGAGGTCCGAG TTGAATaa
- the SPEG gene encoding striated muscle preferentially expressed protein kinase isoform X6, giving the protein MQICGLLSAGHSPGISPNPFPQGIWALLCPACPPCPTHKRSDNSLSMSLSCCSYGSEVFRSCRKQSYDSETAEDDISDVQGTQRLELRDDGAFSTPTGGSDTLVGTSLDTPPTSVTGTSEEQVSWWGSGQTVLEQEAGSGGGTRRLPGSPRQAQATGAGPRHLGVEPLVRASRANLVGASWGSEDSLSVASDLYGSAFSLYRGRALSIHVSVPQSGLHREEVDLQPQPQPASEVPRPRPAPPPPSKSALLPPPSPRVGKRSPPGAGAQPPAAPTPPHRRTKEPAPPEDATAEEKRGKKSKSSGPSLAGTAESRPQTPLSEASGRLSALGRSPRLVRAGSRILDKLQFFEERRRSLERSDSPPAPLRPWVPLRKARSLDQPKSEGDAPWGTPGASQEELRSPRGSVAERRRLFQQKAASLDERTRQRSPASDLELRFAQELGRIRRSTSREELVRSHESLRATLQRAPSPREPGEPPLFSRPSTPKTPRAVSPATAQTPPPSVAARPGDEAGRPRSRGPGGRTEPGEGPQQEVRRRDQFPLTRSRAIQECRSPVPPPAVDPPEVRTKTPSGRKREPPAQAVRFLPWATPGLEEAAVPQTLEKNRAGPEAEKRLRRGPEEDGPWGPWDRRGARSQGKGRRARPTSPDLESSDDSYVSAGEEPLEAPLFEIPLQNVVVAPGADVLLKCIVTANPPPQVSWHKDGSALHSEGRLLIRAEGERHTLLLREARVADAGSYTATATNELGQASCAAALAVRPGGSSSPFSSPITSDEEYLSPPEEFPEPGETWPRTPTMKLSPSQNRRASDSGCKAPPTFKVSLMDQSVREGQDVVMSIRVQGEPKPVVSWLRNRQPVRPDQRRFAEEAEGGLCRLRILAAERGDAGFYTCKAVNEYGARQCEARLEVRGRGRGGRRDGAV; this is encoded by the exons ATGCAGATATGTGGGCTCCTCAGTGCTGGGCACAGCCCAGGTATCTCTCCCAACCCGTTCCCACAGGGCATCTGGGCACTCCTCTGTCCTGCCTGCCCTCCATGCCCTACCCACAAACGCTCTGATAACAGTCTGTCCATGTCTCTCTCCTGCTGCTCCTATGGAAGCGAAGTTTTCCGCTCCTGCAGAAAGCAAAGTTACG ACTCGGAGACGGCTGAGGATGACATCAGCGATGTGCAGGGGACCCAGCGCCTGGAGCTGCGGGATGACGGGGCCTTCAGCACCCCCACGG GGGGCTCTGACACCCTGGTGGGCACCTCCCTGGACACACCCCCGACCTCCGTGACAGGCACCTCGGAGGAGCAAGTGAGCTGGTGGGGCAGCGGGCAGACGGTCCTGGAGCAGGAAGCGGGCAGTGGGGGTGGCACCCGCCGCCTCCCAGGCAGCCCAAGGCAAGCACAGGCTACCGGGGCCGGGCCACGGCACCTGGGGGTGGAGCCGCTGGTGCGGGCGTCTCGAGCTAATCTGGTGGGCGCAAGCTGGGGGTCAGAGGATAGCCTTTCCGTGGCCAGTGACCTGTACGGCAGCGCGTTCAGTCTGTACAGAGGACGAGCGCTCTCGATCCACGT CAGCGTTCCTCAGAGTGGACTGCACAGGGAAGAAGTTGACCTTCAGCCACAGCCTCAGCCGGCCAGCGAAGTCCCGCGTCCTCGGCCGGCCCCTCCGCCCCCGTCCAAATCCGCGCTGCTCCCCCCACCGTCCCCTCGGGTGGGGAAGCGGTCTCCGCCGGGAGCCGGTGCCCAGCCCCCGGCCGCCCCCACACCGCCCCACCGGCGCACTAAGGAGCCTGCGCCGCCCGAGGACGCCACCGCCGAAGAGAAGCGAGGGAAAAAATCCAAGTCGTCCGGGCCCTCACTGGCGGGCACGGCGGAGTCCCGGCCCCAGACGCCCCTGAGCGAGGCCTCGGGCCGCCTGTCGGCGCTGGGCCGCTCGCCCAGGCTGGTGCGCGCGGGCTCCCGCATCCTGGACAAGCTGCAGTTCTTCGAGGAGCGCCGGCGCAGCCTGGAGCGCAGCGACTCGCCGCCGGCACCCCTGCGACCCTGGGTACCTCTGCGAAAGGCTCGCTCGCTGGATCAGCCCAAGTCCGAGGGCGACGCACCTTGGGGCACGCCCGGCGCCTCGCAGGAGGAGCTGCGGTCACCCCGGGGCAGCGTGGCCGAGCGGCGCCGTCTGTTCCAGCAAAAGGCGGCCTCGTTGGACGAGCGCACGCGGCAGCGCAGTCCGGCCTCCGACCTCGAGCTGCGCTTTGCCCAGGAGCTGGGCCGCATCCGCCGCTCCACGTCGCGGGAGGAGCTGGTGCGCTCGCACGAGTCCCTGCGCGCCACCCTGCAGCGCGCGCCATCCCCTCGAGAGCCCGGCGAGCCCCCACTCTTCTCCCGGCCGTCCACCCCCAAGACCCCGCGGGCCGTGAGCCCTGCCACCGCTCAGACGCCCCCTCCGAGCGTCGCGGCGAGGCCCGGGGATGAGGCTGGGAGGCCCCGGAGCCGAGGGCCAGGGGGCAGGACGGAGCCCGGGGAAGGCCCGCAGCAGGAGGTTAGGCGGCGGGACCAGTTCCCGCTGACCCGGAGCAGAGCCATCCAGGAGTGCAGGAGCCCCGTGCCGCCCCCTGCCGTCGATCCCCCCGAGGTCAGGACGAAAACCCCCTCGGGTCGGAAGCGGGAGCCCCCAGCACAGGCTGTGCGCTTCCTGCCCTGGGCCACGCCGGGGCTGGAGGAGGCTGCGGTGCCCCAGACCTTGGAGAAGAACCGGGCGGGGCCTGAGGCTGAGAAGAGGCTGCGCCGAGGACCTGAGGAGGACggtccctgggggccctgggacCGCAGAGGGGCGCGAAGCCAGGGCAAAGGTCGCCGGGCCCGACCCACGTCCCCTGACCTCG AGTCTTCGGACGATTCCTACGTGTCTGCTGGAGAGGAGCCGCTGGAGGCCCCGCTGTTTGAGATCCCCCTGCAGAATGTGGTGGTGGCGCCAGGGGCCGACGTGCTGCTCAAGTGCATTGTCACCGCCAACCCCCCGCCCCAAG TGTCCTGGCACAAGGATGGGTCAGCTCTGCACAGTGAGGGCCGCCTTCTCATCCGTGCCGAGGGCGAGCGACATACGCTGCTGCTCAGGGAAGCCCGAGTGGCTGACGCCGGGAGCTACACAGCCACTGCCACCaacgagctgggccaggccagctgtGCCGCCGCACTGGCCGTGAGACCTG gTGGGTCCTCATCCCCTTTCAGCAGCCCCATCACCTCCGATGAGGAGTACCTGAGCCCCCCGGAGGAGTTCCCAGAGCCTGGAGAGACCTGGCCCCGCACCCCCACCATGAAGCTCAGTCCCAGCCAGAACCGCCGTGCTTCCGACAGCGGCTGCAAGGCACCCCCCACCTTCAAG GTCTCACTCATGGACCAGTCAGTGCGAGAAGGCCAGGATGTCGTCATGAGCATCCGCGTGCAGGGGGAGCCCAAGCCGGTGGTGTCCTG GCTGAGAAACCGGCAGCCCGTGCGCCCCGACCAGCGGCGCTTCGCGGAGGAGGCCGAGGGCGGGCTGTGCCGGCTGCGGATCCTGGCTGCCGAGCGGGGCGATGCTGGCTTCTACACCTGCAAAGCCGTCAATGAGTACGGTGCCCGGCAGTGCGAAGCCCGCCTGGAGGTCCGAG GACGTGGACGTGGGGGCCGGCGAGATGGCGCTGTTTGA
- the SPEG gene encoding striated muscle preferentially expressed protein kinase isoform X5 gives MQICGLLSAGHSPGISPNPFPQGIWALLCPACPPCPTHKRSDNSLSMSLSCCSYGSEVFRSCRKQSYDSETAEDDISDVQGTQRLELRDDGAFSTPTGGSDTLVGTSLDTPPTSVTGTSEEQVSWWGSGQTVLEQEAGSGGGTRRLPGSPRQAQATGAGPRHLGVEPLVRASRANLVGASWGSEDSLSVASDLYGSAFSLYRGRALSIHVSVPQSGLHREEVDLQPQPQPASEVPRPRPAPPPPSKSALLPPPSPRVGKRSPPGAGAQPPAAPTPPHRRTKEPAPPEDATAEEKRGKKSKSSGPSLAGTAESRPQTPLSEASGRLSALGRSPRLVRAGSRILDKLQFFEERRRSLERSDSPPAPLRPWVPLRKARSLDQPKSEGDAPWGTPGASQEELRSPRGSVAERRRLFQQKAASLDERTRQRSPASDLELRFAQELGRIRRSTSREELVRSHESLRATLQRAPSPREPGEPPLFSRPSTPKTPRAVSPATAQTPPPSVAARPGDEAGRPRSRGPGGRTEPGEGPQQEVRRRDQFPLTRSRAIQECRSPVPPPAVDPPEVRTKTPSGRKREPPAQAVRFLPWATPGLEEAAVPQTLEKNRAGPEAEKRLRRGPEEDGPWGPWDRRGARSQGKGRRARPTSPDLESSDDSYVSAGEEPLEAPLFEIPLQNVVVAPGADVLLKCIVTANPPPQVSWHKDGSALHSEGRLLIRAEGERHTLLLREARVADAGSYTATATNELGQASCAAALAVRPGGSSSPFSSPITSDEEYLSPPEEFPEPGETWPRTPTMKLSPSQNRRASDSGCKAPPTFKVSLMDQSVREGQDVVMSIRVQGEPKPVVSWLRNRQPVRPDQRRFAEEAEGGLCRLRILAAERGDAGFYTCKAVNEYGARQCEARLEVRAHPESRSLAVLAPLQDVDVGAGEMALFECLVAGPTDVEVDWLCRGRLLQPALLKCKMHFDGRKCKLLLTSVHEDDSGVYTCKLSTAKDELTCSARLSVRPSLAPLFTRQLEDVEVLEGRAARFDCKVSGTPPPTVAWTHFGRPVEESENVRLRQDGGLHSLHIAHVGSEDEGLYAVSATNTHGQAHSSAQLYVEEPRTAASGPSSKLEKMPSIPEEPEQGELERLSIPDFLRPLQDLEVGLAKEAVLECQVTGLPYPTISWFHNGHRIQSGDDRRMTQYRDVHRLVFPAVGPQHAGVYKSVISNKLGKAACYAHLYVTDVVPGPPDGAPQVVAVTGRMVTLMWNPPRSLDMAIDPDSLMYTVQHQVLGTDQWTVLATGLREPGWAATGLRKGVQHIFRVLSIAGKSSSKPSPPSEPVQLLERGPPLEEAPAVLDRPDVVYVVEGQPASVTVTFNRVEAQVVWRSCRGALLEARAGVYELTQPDDDQYCLRICRVSRRDLGPLTCTARNRHGTQACSVTLELAEAPRFESIMEDVEVGAGETARFAVVVEGKPLPDIMWYKDEVLLAESNHVSFVYEENECSLVVLSTGAQDGGVYTCTARNLAGEVSCKAELTVQSAQPAMEVEGVGEDEEHRGRRLSDFYDIHQEIGRGAFSYLRRVVERSSGLEFAAKFIPSQAKPKASARREARLLARLQHDCVLYFHEAFERRRGLVIVTELCTEELLERMARKPTVYPGLYAAGAGGNLLPAPEPRAAPGCQA, from the exons ATGCAGATATGTGGGCTCCTCAGTGCTGGGCACAGCCCAGGTATCTCTCCCAACCCGTTCCCACAGGGCATCTGGGCACTCCTCTGTCCTGCCTGCCCTCCATGCCCTACCCACAAACGCTCTGATAACAGTCTGTCCATGTCTCTCTCCTGCTGCTCCTATGGAAGCGAAGTTTTCCGCTCCTGCAGAAAGCAAAGTTACG ACTCGGAGACGGCTGAGGATGACATCAGCGATGTGCAGGGGACCCAGCGCCTGGAGCTGCGGGATGACGGGGCCTTCAGCACCCCCACGG GGGGCTCTGACACCCTGGTGGGCACCTCCCTGGACACACCCCCGACCTCCGTGACAGGCACCTCGGAGGAGCAAGTGAGCTGGTGGGGCAGCGGGCAGACGGTCCTGGAGCAGGAAGCGGGCAGTGGGGGTGGCACCCGCCGCCTCCCAGGCAGCCCAAGGCAAGCACAGGCTACCGGGGCCGGGCCACGGCACCTGGGGGTGGAGCCGCTGGTGCGGGCGTCTCGAGCTAATCTGGTGGGCGCAAGCTGGGGGTCAGAGGATAGCCTTTCCGTGGCCAGTGACCTGTACGGCAGCGCGTTCAGTCTGTACAGAGGACGAGCGCTCTCGATCCACGT CAGCGTTCCTCAGAGTGGACTGCACAGGGAAGAAGTTGACCTTCAGCCACAGCCTCAGCCGGCCAGCGAAGTCCCGCGTCCTCGGCCGGCCCCTCCGCCCCCGTCCAAATCCGCGCTGCTCCCCCCACCGTCCCCTCGGGTGGGGAAGCGGTCTCCGCCGGGAGCCGGTGCCCAGCCCCCGGCCGCCCCCACACCGCCCCACCGGCGCACTAAGGAGCCTGCGCCGCCCGAGGACGCCACCGCCGAAGAGAAGCGAGGGAAAAAATCCAAGTCGTCCGGGCCCTCACTGGCGGGCACGGCGGAGTCCCGGCCCCAGACGCCCCTGAGCGAGGCCTCGGGCCGCCTGTCGGCGCTGGGCCGCTCGCCCAGGCTGGTGCGCGCGGGCTCCCGCATCCTGGACAAGCTGCAGTTCTTCGAGGAGCGCCGGCGCAGCCTGGAGCGCAGCGACTCGCCGCCGGCACCCCTGCGACCCTGGGTACCTCTGCGAAAGGCTCGCTCGCTGGATCAGCCCAAGTCCGAGGGCGACGCACCTTGGGGCACGCCCGGCGCCTCGCAGGAGGAGCTGCGGTCACCCCGGGGCAGCGTGGCCGAGCGGCGCCGTCTGTTCCAGCAAAAGGCGGCCTCGTTGGACGAGCGCACGCGGCAGCGCAGTCCGGCCTCCGACCTCGAGCTGCGCTTTGCCCAGGAGCTGGGCCGCATCCGCCGCTCCACGTCGCGGGAGGAGCTGGTGCGCTCGCACGAGTCCCTGCGCGCCACCCTGCAGCGCGCGCCATCCCCTCGAGAGCCCGGCGAGCCCCCACTCTTCTCCCGGCCGTCCACCCCCAAGACCCCGCGGGCCGTGAGCCCTGCCACCGCTCAGACGCCCCCTCCGAGCGTCGCGGCGAGGCCCGGGGATGAGGCTGGGAGGCCCCGGAGCCGAGGGCCAGGGGGCAGGACGGAGCCCGGGGAAGGCCCGCAGCAGGAGGTTAGGCGGCGGGACCAGTTCCCGCTGACCCGGAGCAGAGCCATCCAGGAGTGCAGGAGCCCCGTGCCGCCCCCTGCCGTCGATCCCCCCGAGGTCAGGACGAAAACCCCCTCGGGTCGGAAGCGGGAGCCCCCAGCACAGGCTGTGCGCTTCCTGCCCTGGGCCACGCCGGGGCTGGAGGAGGCTGCGGTGCCCCAGACCTTGGAGAAGAACCGGGCGGGGCCTGAGGCTGAGAAGAGGCTGCGCCGAGGACCTGAGGAGGACggtccctgggggccctgggacCGCAGAGGGGCGCGAAGCCAGGGCAAAGGTCGCCGGGCCCGACCCACGTCCCCTGACCTCG AGTCTTCGGACGATTCCTACGTGTCTGCTGGAGAGGAGCCGCTGGAGGCCCCGCTGTTTGAGATCCCCCTGCAGAATGTGGTGGTGGCGCCAGGGGCCGACGTGCTGCTCAAGTGCATTGTCACCGCCAACCCCCCGCCCCAAG TGTCCTGGCACAAGGATGGGTCAGCTCTGCACAGTGAGGGCCGCCTTCTCATCCGTGCCGAGGGCGAGCGACATACGCTGCTGCTCAGGGAAGCCCGAGTGGCTGACGCCGGGAGCTACACAGCCACTGCCACCaacgagctgggccaggccagctgtGCCGCCGCACTGGCCGTGAGACCTG gTGGGTCCTCATCCCCTTTCAGCAGCCCCATCACCTCCGATGAGGAGTACCTGAGCCCCCCGGAGGAGTTCCCAGAGCCTGGAGAGACCTGGCCCCGCACCCCCACCATGAAGCTCAGTCCCAGCCAGAACCGCCGTGCTTCCGACAGCGGCTGCAAGGCACCCCCCACCTTCAAG GTCTCACTCATGGACCAGTCAGTGCGAGAAGGCCAGGATGTCGTCATGAGCATCCGCGTGCAGGGGGAGCCCAAGCCGGTGGTGTCCTG GCTGAGAAACCGGCAGCCCGTGCGCCCCGACCAGCGGCGCTTCGCGGAGGAGGCCGAGGGCGGGCTGTGCCGGCTGCGGATCCTGGCTGCCGAGCGGGGCGATGCTGGCTTCTACACCTGCAAAGCCGTCAATGAGTACGGTGCCCGGCAGTGCGAAGCCCGCCTGGAGGTCCGAG CACACCCTGAAAGCCGGTCCCTGGCCGTGCTGGCCCCCCTGCAGGACGTGGACGTGGGGGCCGGCGAGATGGCGCTGTTTGAGTGCCTGGTGGCAGGTCCCACCGACGTCGAGGTGGACTGGCTGTGCCGTGGCCGCCTGCTGCAGCCTGCGCTCCTCAAATGCAAGATGCATTTCGACGGCCGCAAATGCAAGCTGCTGCTCACCTCTGTGCATGAGGACGACAGCGGCGTGTACACCTGCAAACTCAGCACGGCCAAAG ATGAGCTGACCTGCAGCGCCCGGCTGAGCGTGCggccctccctggctcccctgtTCACGCGGCAGCTGGAGGACGTGGAGGTGCTCGAGGGCCGCGCCGCCCGCTTTGACTGCAAGGTCAGcggcaccccaccccccaccgtgGCCTGGACTCATTTTG GCCGCCCCGTGGAGGAGAGCGAGAACGTGCGGCTGCGGCAGGATGGAGGCCTGCACTCCCTGCACATCGCCCACGTGGGCAGTGAGGACGAGGGGCTGTATGCAGTCAGTGCCACCAACACCCACGGCCAGGcccacagctcagcccagctctacgTGGAGGAGCCTCGGACAGCCGCCTCAGGCCCCAG CTCGAAGCTGGAGAAGATGCCGTCCATCCCGGAGGAGCCGGAGCAGGGCGAGCTGGAGCGGCTGTCCATCCCCGACTTCCTGCGGCCGCTGCAGGACCTGGAGGTGGGGCTGGCCAAGGAGGCCGTCCTGGAGTGCCAGGTGACCGGCCTGCCCTACCCCACCATCAGCTGGTTCCACAACGGCCACCGCATCCAGAGCGGCGACGACCGGCGCATGACGCAGT ACAGGGACGTGCATCGCTTGGTGTTCCCGGCCGTGGGGCCACAGCATGCCGGAGTCTACAAGAGCGTCATCTCCAACAAGCTGGGCAAAGCTGCCTGCTATGCCCACCTGTACGTCACAG ATGTGGTTCCAGGCCCCCCCGATGGTGCCccgcaggtggtggctgtgaCCGGGAGGATGGTCACGCTCATGTGGAACCCGCCCAGGAGTCTGGACATGGCCATCG ACCCAGACTCCCTGATGTACACCGTGCAGCACCAGGTGCTGGGCACCGACCAGtggacagtgctggccacaggccTGCGGGAGCCAGGGTGGGCGGCCACGGGGCTGCGGAAAGGGGTCCAGCACATCTTCAGGGTCCTCAGCATAGCTGGCAAGAGCAGCAGCAAGCCCTCACCGCCCTCGGAGCCCGTGCAGTTACTGGAGCGAG GCCCGCCCCTGGAGGAGGCCCCCGCTGTGCTGGACAGACCAGACGTTGTGTATGTGGTAGAGGGACAGCCTGCCAGTGTCACTGTCACCTTCAACCGTGTGGAGGCCCAGGTCGTCTGGAGGAG CTGCCGAGGGGCCCTCCTGGAGGCCCGGGCAGGGGTGTACGAGCTGACCCAGCCGGATGATGACCAGTACTGTCTTCGGATCTGCCGGGTGAGCCGCCGGGACCTGGGGCCCCTCACCTGCACTGCCCGCAACCGCCACGGCACGCAGGCCTGCTCGGTCACCCTGGAGCTGGCAG AGGCGCCTCGGTTTGAGTCCATCATGGAGGACGTGGAGGTGGGGGCCGGGGAGACGGCCCGCTTTGCCGTGGTGGTCGAGGGGAAACCCCTGCCGGACATCATGTGGTACAAG GACGAGGTGCTGCTGGCCGAGAGCAACCATGTGAGCTTTGTGTACGAGGAGAATGAGTGCTCCCTGGTGGTGCTCAGCACGGGGGCCCAGGACGGGGGTGTGTACACCTGCACGGCCCGGAACCTGGCAGGCGAAGTCTCCTGCAAAGCAGAGCTGACCGTGCAGTCAG CTCAGCCAGCCATGGAGGTCGAGGGGGTCGGGGAAGACGAGGAGCACCGGGGGCGGAGACTCAGCGACTTCTATGACATCCACCAGGAGATCGGCAG GGGCGCCTTCTCCTACCTGCGTCGCGTGGTGgagcgcagctctggcctggaGTTTGCTGCCAAGTTCATCcccagccaggccaaacccaaggCGTCAGCCCGGCGCGAGGCCCGGCTGCTGGCTCGGCTCCAGCACGACTGTGTCCTCTACTTCCATGAGGCCTTCGAGAGGCGCCGGGGACTGGTCATTGTCACCGAGCT CTGCACAGAGGAGCTGCTGGAGCGAATGGCCAGGAAGCCCACCGTGT ATCCGGGCCTATATGCGGCAGGTGCTGGAGGGAATTTGCTACCTGCACCAGAGCCACGTGCTGCACCTGGATGTCAAG CCTGA